In Devosia litorisediminis, one genomic interval encodes:
- the phnF gene encoding phosphonate metabolism transcriptional regulator PhnF has protein sequence MTDQKSALGGVALWRRIADAIRLDIVGGKLAAGDRLPTEAALAARFSANRHTVRRALAVLADEGVVAAEQGRGTFVRSARRLSYPIGRRTRFSEGLAGQARSLSTQHLGDKIENATASIGRALAIPTGAKVVRIEGLSSADGRPLSRSTTWLAYRQFADFGQRIIEMTSFTATFASYGIADYARASTRISARHADVEETKLLALSAGAIVLVSEAVDEDAEGHPISYALSRFPAERMELVV, from the coding sequence ATGACAGATCAGAAAAGTGCTCTGGGCGGGGTCGCGCTGTGGCGACGCATCGCCGATGCGATCCGGCTCGACATTGTCGGCGGCAAGCTGGCGGCGGGCGACAGGCTGCCAACGGAAGCGGCGCTGGCCGCTCGCTTTTCTGCCAATCGTCATACCGTGCGCCGGGCGCTGGCTGTGCTGGCTGATGAAGGGGTTGTGGCCGCCGAGCAGGGGCGCGGCACCTTTGTGCGCAGCGCGCGACGACTGAGCTATCCGATTGGCCGCCGCACCCGGTTTTCCGAAGGTCTGGCCGGTCAGGCCCGGAGCCTGTCCACCCAGCATCTAGGCGACAAAATCGAGAATGCCACAGCCAGTATCGGCCGCGCACTGGCCATTCCCACCGGCGCCAAGGTCGTGCGGATCGAAGGGCTATCGTCGGCCGATGGCCGCCCGCTGTCGCGCAGCACCACCTGGCTGGCCTATCGCCAGTTTGCCGACTTCGGCCAGCGTATCATCGAGATGACCTCGTTCACGGCGACCTTTGCCAGCTATGGGATTGCCGACTATGCGCGTGCCTCGACCCGCATTTCGGCACGCCATGCCGATGTCGAGGAAACAAAGCTGCTGGCGCTGTCGGCCGGGGCCATCGTGCTGGTGTCAGAGGCCGTTGACGAGGATGCAGAGGGTCATCCCATCTCCTATGCCCTGAGCCGGTTTCCGGCTGAGCGTATGGAACTTGTGGTCTAG
- the phnG gene encoding phosphonate C-P lyase system protein PhnG codes for MQTAMSSDQARRKAALDTLASAPARELAAVWDAWTDKPDYTPIRGPEVGLVMVRGRAGGGGAPFNMGEASVSRASVRIITGQIGHGYCLGRDLAKAQAIAVIDALWQTRPEAVEAQIIAPLQQLAQRNDAVRRGEAAATKVDFFTMVRGDN; via the coding sequence ATGCAAACCGCAATGAGCAGCGATCAGGCCCGGCGCAAGGCAGCGCTCGATACGCTGGCCAGCGCGCCGGCCCGCGAACTGGCCGCCGTCTGGGACGCCTGGACCGACAAGCCCGACTATACCCCCATTCGCGGACCCGAGGTCGGGCTCGTTATGGTGCGCGGTCGGGCCGGTGGTGGCGGCGCCCCCTTCAATATGGGCGAAGCCAGTGTCAGCCGGGCCAGCGTCCGCATTATAACCGGTCAGATTGGGCACGGGTATTGTTTGGGGCGCGATCTGGCCAAGGCACAGGCCATCGCGGTGATCGACGCGCTCTGGCAGACCCGGCCTGAGGCGGTAGAGGCGCAGATTATCGCGCCATTGCAACAGCTTGCGCAGCGAAACGATGCCGTGCGGCGCGGCGAAGCAGCGGCCACCAAGGTCGACTTTTTCACCATGGTGCGAGGGGATAACTGA
- the phnH gene encoding phosphonate C-P lyase system protein PhnH, with protein MDTLLEGGFADPVLQSGAAFRAVMAALANPGTVQNLVTPAPISDSMSTELVSVLLTLSDHDSPIWLDDVLRADTAVLEFVAFHAGAPLVSDPQKAVFAIAGEATRLPALDQFNLGTQEYPDRSTTIVLAVPALHGGAALTLRGPGIKDTLHISPLGLPEDFRAQWAANRALFPRGIDLLLVADGQVMGLPRSTRIVEGS; from the coding sequence ATGGACACGCTGCTTGAAGGCGGATTTGCCGATCCCGTGCTGCAATCGGGGGCTGCGTTCCGCGCCGTGATGGCTGCGCTGGCCAACCCCGGAACAGTGCAAAACCTGGTCACACCTGCACCCATTTCTGACAGCATGTCGACCGAATTGGTGAGCGTACTGCTCACACTGAGCGATCACGACAGCCCCATTTGGCTCGATGACGTGCTGCGCGCCGACACGGCCGTTCTGGAGTTCGTGGCGTTTCATGCTGGCGCGCCACTGGTGAGCGACCCGCAAAAGGCGGTCTTCGCCATTGCTGGCGAAGCAACACGTTTGCCCGCCTTGGACCAGTTCAATCTGGGTACCCAGGAATACCCTGATCGTTCGACCACCATCGTGCTCGCCGTGCCAGCGCTGCATGGTGGCGCGGCGCTGACCCTGCGCGGCCCGGGCATCAAGGACACGCTCCATATTAGCCCGCTTGGCCTGCCCGAGGATTTCCGTGCGCAATGGGCCGCCAATCGGGCGTTGTTCCCGCGCGGCATCGATCTGCTGCTGGTGGCCGATGGGCAGGTCATGGGCCTGCCGCGCTCCACCCGCATTGTGGAAGGAAGCTGA
- a CDS encoding carbon-phosphorus lyase complex subunit PhnI, with protein sequence MYVAVKGGEAAIANAHALLADRRRGDRSVPGLRLDQIVEQLGLAVDRAMGEGSLYDTELAALALLQARGDLIEAIFLVRAYRTTLPRFGYSRPIETGQMLIERRISATFKDLPGGQMLGPTFDYTHRLLDPSIVDGDVPAPILREETPVAAPRVTDLLGRQGLMEPDGETDPDRPVGDLTREPLDFPLDRDLRLQALARGDEGFLLALAYSTQRGYGRSHPFVGEIRIGEVDVEFDVPELGFAVNLGRIRVTECQMVNQFKGSAKLPPQFTRGYGLVFGQAERKAMAMSLVDRALRAREFGEDIVAPAQDEEFVIAHSDNVQATGFVEHLKLPHYVDFQAELDLIRRMRAEHETAGIREAAE encoded by the coding sequence ATGTATGTAGCCGTAAAGGGCGGTGAGGCCGCCATTGCCAACGCCCATGCCCTGCTGGCCGATCGCCGCCGCGGCGACCGTTCCGTGCCCGGCCTGCGCCTCGACCAGATTGTTGAGCAATTGGGGCTGGCCGTCGACCGCGCTATGGGCGAGGGCTCGCTCTATGATACCGAGCTGGCGGCGCTGGCGCTGCTGCAGGCTCGTGGCGATCTGATCGAGGCGATCTTTCTGGTGCGCGCCTATCGCACCACGCTGCCGCGCTTTGGCTATTCCCGGCCCATCGAGACGGGGCAGATGCTGATCGAAAGACGCATCTCGGCCACCTTCAAGGACCTGCCTGGTGGGCAGATGCTGGGCCCAACCTTTGATTACACCCATCGCCTGCTCGATCCATCAATTGTCGATGGCGATGTGCCAGCCCCGATCCTGCGCGAGGAAACCCCTGTCGCCGCGCCGCGCGTTACCGACTTGCTGGGGCGCCAGGGGCTGATGGAGCCCGATGGCGAAACCGATCCGGATCGCCCGGTGGGCGATCTGACCCGCGAGCCGCTGGACTTCCCGCTCGACCGTGACTTGCGCCTGCAGGCTCTGGCGCGTGGCGATGAGGGTTTCCTGCTGGCACTGGCCTATTCCACCCAGCGCGGCTATGGCCGCAGCCATCCTTTCGTCGGCGAGATCCGCATCGGCGAGGTCGACGTCGAATTTGACGTTCCCGAGCTGGGTTTTGCCGTCAATCTGGGCCGCATCCGCGTCACCGAATGCCAGATGGTCAACCAGTTCAAGGGGTCGGCCAAGCTGCCGCCGCAGTTCACGCGCGGTTATGGCCTGGTATTCGGGCAGGCTGAACGCAAGGCCATGGCCATGTCGCTGGTGGATCGCGCGCTGCGGGCGCGTGAATTTGGCGAGGACATTGTCGCCCCTGCCCAGGACGAGGAATTCGTCATTGCCCATTCCGACAATGTGCAGGCCACCGGCTTCGTGGAACACCTCAAATTGCCGCACTATGTCGATTTCCAGGCCGAGCTCGACCTGATCCGCCGCATGCGGGCAGAACATGAAACGGCAGGGATCAGGGAGGCGGCAGAATGA
- the phnN gene encoding phosphonate metabolism protein/1,5-bisphosphokinase (PRPP-forming) PhnN, translating to MSGTFVAVVGPSGAGKDSLMNFARERLEPSGLIHVVRRVVTRQADGDSEDHDSLDEAAFAQAERDGAFALTWGAHGLRYGLPIGLEDDLSAGRIVVANLSRAMIPQLIERYADAVVVAVSAKREVIEQRLADRGRETAQSIQNRMERRVSDRLPASTIRIDNSGALEVAGMQFVALLEDLARQARRA from the coding sequence ATGAGTGGGACTTTTGTCGCCGTTGTCGGCCCCAGTGGCGCAGGCAAGGATAGCCTGATGAACTTCGCCCGCGAGCGGCTTGAGCCGAGCGGCCTGATCCATGTCGTGCGTCGCGTTGTGACGCGTCAGGCCGATGGCGATAGCGAAGACCATGACAGCCTTGATGAGGCCGCCTTTGCGCAGGCTGAACGCGATGGTGCCTTTGCGCTGACCTGGGGTGCCCATGGCCTGCGCTATGGCTTGCCCATCGGGCTCGAGGACGATCTGAGCGCCGGTCGGATCGTGGTGGCCAATCTCTCGCGCGCGATGATCCCGCAACTGATCGAGCGCTATGCCGATGCTGTGGTAGTGGCGGTGTCTGCCAAGCGTGAGGTGATCGAACAACGTCTGGCCGATCGCGGGCGCGAGACGGCGCAATCGATCCAGAACCGTATGGAACGCCGGGTCAGCGACCGCCTGCCAGCAAGCACCATCCGGATCGACAATTCCGGCGCGCTGGAGGTCGCAGGCATGCAGTTCGTGGCGCTGCTCGAGGATCTGGCCCGGCAGGCCAGACGCGCCTAG
- a CDS encoding alpha-D-ribose 1-methylphosphonate 5-phosphate C-P-lyase PhnJ translates to MNAVTSYNFAYLDEQTKRMIRRAILKAIAIPGYQVPFSSREMPMPYGWGTGGVQVTASIIGPDDVLKVIDQGADDTTNAVSIRAFFAKVAQVATTTHTAQATIIQTRHRIPERALGQGQILVYQVPIPEPLRFLEPRETETRKMHALEEYGLMHVKLYEDIARHGHIATTYAYPVKVEGRYVMDPSPTPKFDNPKMHMSAALQLFGAGREHRIYAIPPFTEVVSLDFEDHPFEVQHFEQPCALCGAEQVYLDEVILDDHGGHMYVCSDTDNCEERREAGHVGALGVQQEAAQ, encoded by the coding sequence ATGAACGCCGTCACGAGTTACAATTTCGCCTATCTCGATGAGCAGACCAAACGGATGATCCGTCGGGCCATCCTCAAGGCCATCGCCATTCCCGGTTATCAGGTGCCGTTTTCCAGCCGCGAAATGCCCATGCCGTATGGCTGGGGCACGGGCGGGGTGCAGGTGACCGCCTCGATCATCGGGCCCGATGATGTGCTCAAGGTCATCGATCAGGGCGCCGACGACACCACCAATGCGGTCTCGATCCGGGCTTTTTTTGCCAAGGTAGCGCAGGTCGCCACGACCACCCATACTGCGCAGGCCACCATCATCCAGACCCGCCACCGCATTCCCGAACGGGCACTGGGGCAGGGGCAGATCCTGGTCTATCAGGTGCCGATCCCCGAGCCGCTGCGCTTCCTTGAACCGCGCGAAACCGAGACGCGCAAGATGCACGCGCTGGAGGAATACGGGCTGATGCACGTCAAACTCTATGAGGACATAGCCCGGCACGGCCATATCGCCACCACCTATGCCTATCCGGTCAAAGTCGAGGGGCGCTATGTGATGGACCCCTCGCCAACCCCCAAATTCGACAACCCCAAAATGCACATGAGTGCCGCCCTGCAATTGTTCGGGGCAGGGCGTGAACACCGCATCTACGCCATTCCGCCTTTTACCGAAGTGGTCAGTCTGGACTTTGAAGACCATCCCTTCGAGGTGCAGCATTTCGAACAGCCCTGCGCGCTGTGTGGCGCCGAACAGGTCTATCTCGACGAGGTCATTCTCGATGACCATGGCGGGCACATGTATGTGTGCTCGGACACCGATAACTGCGAGGAACGCCGCGAAGCCGGGCATGTCGGCGCCCTGGGCGTGCAACAGGAGGCAGCCCAATGA